In the genome of Streptomyces fagopyri, the window GTTGTCCTCGACGACCGCCACGAGCCGGTGCTCGGCCGCGAGGCCCGGCAGCGCCGGGTCGACGGGTTTGACCCAGCGCGGGTCGACGACGGTGCAGCCGATCCCCCGGGCCGCCAGCAGTTCGGCGGCCTGGAGGCAGACCGGCGCCATGACGCCGACGGCCACCAGGAGGACCCGCGGGGTCGCCGCCGACCGGTGCAGGACGTCGAGGCCGCCGACCCGGTCGGTCGCCGGGATCGCCGGGCCCACCGACTCCTTCGGGAACCGGATGAGCGTCGGCGCGTCGTCGACGGCGACCGCCTCCCGCAGCTGGGCGCGGAGCTGGTCGGCGTCACGCGGCGCCGCGATCCTGAGGCCCGGCACGACCTGGAGGACGGACAGGTCCCACATGCCGTTGTGCGAGGCGCCGTCGACGCCGGTGACACCGGCCCGGTCCAGTACGAAGGTGACGCCGCAGCGGTGCAGCGCGACGTCCATCAGGAGCTGGTCGAAGGCCCGGTTGAGGAAGGTGGCGTAGACGGCGACGACCGGGTGCAGGCCGCCCGTGGCGAGTCCGGCCGCGGAGACCGTGGCGTGCTGCTCGGCGATCCCGACGTCCCACACGCGGTCGGGGAACCGCTCGGCGAACCCACCGAGTCCCACCGGGTGCAGCATGGCCGCCGTTATCGCCACGACGTCCTCGCGTTCCTCCCCGATCCGGACGATCTCGTCGCCGAACACAGAGGTCCAGGAGGGCCCGTTGGAGGGCGCGAGCGGCTCGCAGGTGAGGGGGTCCATCACGCCCACCGTGTGGAAACGGTCCTCGTCGTGGGCGAGCGCCGGTTCGTAACCGCGGCCCTTCTCCGTCAGACAGTGGACCAGCACAGGCCCGTGGAAACGCTTCGCGCGCCGCAGCGCCGACTCCACGGCTCCCGTGTCGTGCCCGTCGATCGGCCCGACGTACTTGAGGCCGAGGTCCTCGAACATGCCCTGCGGTGCGAAGGCGTCCTTGAAGCCCTTCTTGGCGCCGTGCAGGGACTCGTAGAGGGTGGGCCCGACGACGGGGGTGCGCAGCAGTACGTCCTTGCCCCAGGCCAGCACCCTCTCGTAGCTGTCGGTCGTCCGCAGGGTCGCGAGGTGGTTGGCGAGGCCGCCGATGGTCGGCGCGTACGAGCGTTCGTTGTCGTTGACGACGATGATCAGCGGTCGGTCCTTCGCGGCGGCGATGTTGTTCAGCGCCTCCCACGCCATTCCGCCCGTCAGCGCGCCGTCGCCGATGACCGCGACGACATGGCCCTTCTCGCCCTGCACCTGGCGGGCCTTGGCGAGGCCGTCCGCCCAGCCGAGCGCCGTCGAGGCGTGGCTGTTCTCGATGATGTCGTGCTCGGACTCCTCGCGCGAGGGGTAGCCGGACAGGCCGCCCTTGCCGCGCAGCTTGGAGAAGTCCTGACGTCCCGTCAGCAGCTTGTGCACATAGCTCTGGTGACCGGTGTCCCACAGGATGCGGTCGACGGGTGACTCGAAGACCCTGTGGAGGGCGATGGAGAGTTCCACCACCCCCAGATTGGGCCCGAGATGTCCACCGGTCCTGGCGACCGCGTGCACCAGGAACTCCCGGATCTCATCGGCCAGTTCACCGACCTCCGCCTCGGACAGCGCCTTCAGGTCGCGTGGTCCCCGGATCTTCTCCAGAATCGTCACGCTCGGGCCCCCTCTCGATCCGTGGTGATCAACTCACGGTGACGGCCGGTTCCCCGGACCCGACGCCGTCGTTCTCCATCTGCTCGGCGATCTTCATCGCCTCCTCGATGAGGGTCTCGACGATCTTCGACTCGGGCACGGTCTTGACGACCTCGCCCTTGACGAAGATCTGCCCCTTGCCGTTGCCGGAGGCGACCCCCAGGTCAGCCTCCCGCGCCTCTCCGGGGCCGTTGACGACGCAGCCCATGACCGCGACGCGCAACGGGACCTCCATCCCCTCCAGACCGGCCGTGACCTCGTCGGCCAGCTTGTAGACGTCCACCTGGGCGCGCCCGCAGGACGGGCACGAGACGATCTCCAGGCGCCGCTGCCGCAGGCCCAGGGACTCCAGGATCTGGATACCGACCTTGCACTCCTCGGCGGGCGGCGCGCTCAGGGAGACCCGGATGGTGTCCCCGATGCCCTCGGAGAGCAACGCCCCGAAGGCGACCGCCGACTTGATGGTCCCCTGGAACGCCGGCCCGGCCTCCGTGACGCCCAGATGCAGCGGGTAGTCGCAGGCCGCCGCCAGCTGCCGGTAGGCGTTGACCATGACGACCGGGTCGTTGTGCTTGACCGAGATCTTGATGTCCCGGAACCCGTGCTCCTCGAAGAGGGACGCCTCCCACAGCGCCGACTCGACGAGCGCCTCCGGCGTCGCCCTGCCGTACTTCTGGAGCAGGCGCCGGTCGAGCGAGCCCGCGTTGACGCCGATCCGGATGGGAGTGCCCGCCTGGGAGGCGGCGCGCGCGATCTCCTTCACCTTGTCGTCGAACTGCTTGATGTTGCCCGGGTTGACCCGCACCGCCGCGCAGCCCGCGTCGATGGCGGCGAAGACGTACTTCGGCTGGAAGTGGATGTCGGCGATCACCGGGATCTGCGACTTGCGGGCGATCGTGGCGAGGGCGTCCGCGTCGTCCTGTGTGGGACAGGCGACCCGGACGATCTGGCAGCCGGACGCGGTGAGTTCCGCGATCTGCTGCAGGGTGGCGCCGACGTCCGACGTACGCGTCGTCGTCATCGACTGCACCGAGACGGGTGCTCCTCCCCCGACCGCCACCGGTCCGACCTGGATCCGCCGTGACACCCGGCGCTCCGCGATCGGTCGGACCGGCACCTCGGGAAGGCCCAGGGAAACGGCGGTCATGACGTCACCCGCGGCTTTCCGTGAACGTCTCGCGGGCGGCGCGCAGGGACTCCTTGAGGGAGCCCATGGTGGCGAGGACGGCCGTCGGCTCGTAGCCGCAGTGCGCCATGCAGTTCGCGCACCGGTCGTCCTTGCCCCGGCCGTAGGAGTCCCAGTCGGTGTCCTCCAGGAGCTGCCGGTACGTCTGGACGTACCCGTCGCTCATCAGGTAGCAGGGCTTCTGCCAGCCGAAGAGCGAGTAGCTGGGGATCGCCCACGCGGTGCACGGGAAGTCGACCTTGCCCTCCAGGAAGTCCAGGAAGAGCGGGCTCTGGTTGAGGCGCCAGCGGCGCCGGTTGCCGCCCGCGAAGGCCTTCTTGAACAGCTCCCGGGTCTGCTGCACACCGAGGAAGTGCTCCTGGTCGGGAGCCTTCTCGTAGGCGTAGGCGGGCGAGAGCATCATCTCGTCCACCTTCAGGTCGTCATTGAGGAAGTTGAGCACCTCGATGATGGTCTGCGGGGTGTCGGTGTTGAAGAAGGTCGAGTTGGTGGTGACGCGGAAGCCGCGCCGCTTGGCCTCCTTGATGGCCTCGACCGCCTCGTCGAAGACGCCTTCCTTGGCCACCGACTCGTCATGACGCTCGCGCAGTCCGTCGATGTGCACGGCCCACGCGAAGTACGGCGAGGGCTTGAACTTGTCCATCTTCTTGCGCAGCAACAACGCGTTGGTGCACAGGAAGACGAACTTCTTCTTGGCCACCAACTGCCGCACGATCTCGTCGATCTGCGGGTGCATCAGCGGCTCGCCGCCCGCGATGGACACCATCGGCGCACCGGACTCCAGCACGGCGCCCACGGCCTGGGCCACCGGCATACGCTGCTTGAGCACCCCTGCCGGGTGCTGGATCTTGCCGCAGCCCTCGCATTTGAGGTTGCACGCGAAGAGCGGTTCCAACTCGACGATCAGCGCGAACTTGTCCCGCTTCCTGAGCTTCTGTTCAAACAGGTACGCAGCGACCTTCATGGACTGCCGAAGCGGCATGGCCATCTGGCTCACCTCCGAGGGAGCAGCAAAGAACGGTGCCATTCAAAAAAAGCGGGAAGGATGGCACGAAGAACACGGAAAGCTGATATTCCACCGCGCACCGTGCCGATACGGACGAGTTCATGTTCTGGAGCGTCCACGACCACCCGGACGGCCGCAACCGGACGGGGACCGGCACGGACGGCGCTGTGCAGCGTGGCCGCGGACTCCATGTCGACCGCGATGGCGCCGGTCGCGAACAGGTCCGACCGTTCGTGACCGCGGACGACGTGATCGGAGCCGGTGAGCGGCCCCGTATGGACGGTGCGCCCGGGCACGGCGCGCACCAGTTCCTTGACGAGCAGCTCGGTGCCCACGCACGGAGTGCTGCCGCGCGTGTCCCGGGTCTCCTCGGCGACCACCAGGTCGCCGGGGTGCATACCCGGGGCGAGCCCCGCGCAGAAGCCCGTGGCCAGGACGGCCGCCTCGCGCAGCGCCGGGCCGGCGAGGGCCCGGTCGAGCGAGAGCTCCGCGGCCCTGGGGCCCATGCCGGTGCGCAGGACGGTGAGGGGCCCGTCGAAACCGCTCCGGTCGCCGCTGCGCAGGGCGAGGTGCTCGATGCCGAGCGCGCAGGCGATCAGCAGCGGTGCCGGTTCGGGCTTCGTGCTCATCAACCCCCCTCCACCTCGGCGAACGGCTCGCCGTTGACATAGCGGCCGAGCGCGGTGAGCGGGAAGACCTGGCGGTAGAGGTGGTAGTTGATCGAGAAGTCCCACGGGAACCCGGTACCCGTGAAGTACGGCTCGTCCCAGGAGCCGTCGGGCAGCTGGGTCTCCGCGAGCCAGGCGACACCACGCTCCACGGCCTTGGACTCGCGCTCCCCGGCCGCGAGCAGCGCGAGCAGCGCCCACCCGGTCTGTGAGGCGGTCGAGGCGCCCCGGCCGCTCCACTCGGCTGCGTCGTCGTAGGAGCGCAGGTCCTCGCCCCAGCCGCCGTCCTCGTTCTGGACGGTCTCCAGCCAGCCGACCGCCCGGCGGATCGCCGGGTGCGAGCCGGGCAGGCCGGCGGCCGTCAGCGCGGGCACCACCGATCCCGTGCCGTAGATGTAGTTGACGCCCCAGCGCCCGAACCACGAGCCGTTCGGCTCCTGTTCGGCGAGCAGCCACGCGATGCCCCGGCGGGTACGGGGGTCGTGCGCGAGGCCCTCCACCGCGAGCATCTCCACCACGTGCGCGGTGACGTCCGCGGACGGGGGGTCGATCACCTCCCCGAAGTCGCAGAACGGCAGCCGGTTGGGGAAGGGACTGGTGTTGTCGACGTCGAACGCGCCCCAGCCGCCGTCCTTCGACTGCATGCCGAGGTTCCAGCGCACCCCGCGCCCGATCGCCTTCTCGACGCGTTCCGGGTCGGGATGGCGCACTCGGCGCAGCGCGAGGACCACCTCGGCGGTGTCGTCGATGTCGGGATAGTTGTCGTTGTGGAACTCGAACGCCCAGCCGCCCGGCGGGAGATGAGGCCGTTTCACCGCCCAGTCGCCGGGTCTGACGATCTCCTCGCCGAGCATCCAGTCCGCGGCCTTGACCAGTTGCGGATGGTCGGCGGGCAGGCCCGCGTCGGCGAGCGCGATGGCCGCCAGGCAGGTGTCCCAGACGGGCGACTGGCAGGCCTCGATCATCCGGGCCCCGTCCTCGCGCCAGACCGTGAAGCGGTTCAGTGACTCCAGTCCGGCACGCATCACCGGGTGGTCGAGGTCGTAGCCGAGCAGGTGGAGCGCGATGACGGAGTACACCGCGGGCGGCTGGATGCCGCCCCAGCAGCCGTCGTTCTCCTGCCGTTCGATGATCCAGCGCGCCGCCGCGTTCATGGCGGCCCGGCGCAGCGGCTGCGGTGCGACCCGGCGGTACTGGTGCAGCGCCTTGTCCAGCCGCTGGAAGACGCCGCTCCAACTCGCCACGGGAGCCGTGGGTCTGACCGGGCTGGGATTGTCCGGGTCGGTGTGCAGCTCGTCCAGCGGGAACGGCGCGGGCCGCACCGGCCGCTTCGCCGAGACGATGGTGAGCGGCACGATCGTCTGCCGCGCCCAGCATCCGAAGTCGTAGATGTTGAGCGGCATCCACTTCGGGAAGTAGATGAGTTCCGGCGGGAGTTCGGGGAGGTCGTCCCACTTCCACCAGCCGAACAGGGCGAGCCAGATCCGGGTGAAGACGCGGGCCGAGGCGATGCCGCCCCGCTCACGCACCCAGGCGGCGGCCTTCGTCATGTGCGGCGCGTCGGGGGCGTCCCCGGCCAGCCGCAGGGCGACGTACGCCTCGACGGTGGCGGAGAGGTCGCCCGGACCGTCGTAGAAGGTGGCCCAGGCGCCGTCCTCGCGCTGCTCGCCGCGGATGAACAGACCGGCGGCGCGGGCGGTCGTCTCGTCGAGGATTCCCAGGAACTGACGCAGGAGCAGATCCTCGGCGTCCATCGTGACGTTCGTGTCGAGGTCGCCCTTCCACCAGCCTTCGGCGTCCTGCCGCGAGAGCAGGTGGTCGGTGGCACGCTGTATGGCGTACTTGGCGACGTCTCGGGTCTCGACTGTCCCGGCCGCCACGGGAGTCGTCTCTGTCGGGATTTCGCTGGCCGCGGCAGCGCGGGGCGGCAGTGCCCCGGTACTTCCGTCGGTCGTCGCTGTCATGGCTTCCCCTTCGTGCAGTGGTACGTCTCTGCTGTGGGTCCGCCGTCGGCCGGTGCGTCGCTCCCATGGGGTCCCCTGTTCCCGTACGAGACGGGGAACCCGGGGAGACACCGGCCGGCGACTACGCGAGGTTTATTCGACCGATAGTGATCATCTCTTTCGTACGACGACGAAGTCGGCGAGCGCCACGAGCTGGGCCCGTACCTGGTCGGACATCTCGACGGCGTTCAGGGCCTCGATGGCGACGGCGTGCTGACGGCGTGCCTCCTGGGCGGTCCACTCCCGGCCGCCCGCCTCCTCGATGAGCGCGGCGCGGGCCGCGAACTCCTGCTCGGAGAAGTTCTCGAAGTCGCTGGCCTTGGCGTCCTCGGCGAGCAGCCGGCCGAGCCGTTCCGAGGCGGGGCCGCCCGCGGCGAGCGCCGCCACGACCGGCAGGGACTTCTTGCGCTGGCGCAGATCGCTCCAGGTCTGCTTGCCGGTGGCCTCCGGGTCGCCCCAGATGCCGAGGAGGTCGTCGACGGCCTGGAAGGCAAGGCCGAGGTGGTAGCCGTACCTCTCCAGCGTGTCGGCGGTGCGGTCGTCCGCGCCGCCGAGGACCGCGCCGATCGAGCACGCGCAGGCGAGCAGGGCGCCCGTCTTGTTGCCCTCCATCTCCAGGCACTCCTCGACGCTGACCCGGTCGCGGTGTTCGTAGGAGATGTCCTGCGCCTGGCCGTCGATGAGGGCACGGGTGGCGGTGGTGAGGCGGCGGGTGGCGCGGCCGGCCTCGGCGGTGCCGAGTTCCAGGAGGATCTCGTTGGCCAGCGCGAACAGGGCGTCGCCGACCAGGATCGCCTGGGCGGGGCCGTGCACCTTCCAGACGGTGTCGCGGTGGCGGCGCTGTTCGTCGCCGTCCATCAGGTCGTCGTGCAGCAGCGAGAAGTTGTGCACCAGCTCCACCGCGACCGCGCCGGGCACTCCGACCTCCGGGGCG includes:
- the dxs gene encoding 1-deoxy-D-xylulose-5-phosphate synthase, with amino-acid sequence MTILEKIRGPRDLKALSEAEVGELADEIREFLVHAVARTGGHLGPNLGVVELSIALHRVFESPVDRILWDTGHQSYVHKLLTGRQDFSKLRGKGGLSGYPSREESEHDIIENSHASTALGWADGLAKARQVQGEKGHVVAVIGDGALTGGMAWEALNNIAAAKDRPLIIVVNDNERSYAPTIGGLANHLATLRTTDSYERVLAWGKDVLLRTPVVGPTLYESLHGAKKGFKDAFAPQGMFEDLGLKYVGPIDGHDTGAVESALRRAKRFHGPVLVHCLTEKGRGYEPALAHDEDRFHTVGVMDPLTCEPLAPSNGPSWTSVFGDEIVRIGEEREDVVAITAAMLHPVGLGGFAERFPDRVWDVGIAEQHATVSAAGLATGGLHPVVAVYATFLNRAFDQLLMDVALHRCGVTFVLDRAGVTGVDGASHNGMWDLSVLQVVPGLRIAAPRDADQLRAQLREAVAVDDAPTLIRFPKESVGPAIPATDRVGGLDVLHRSAATPRVLLVAVGVMAPVCLQAAELLAARGIGCTVVDPRWVKPVDPALPGLAAEHRLVAVVEDNSRAGGVGAAVALALGDAEVDVPVRRFGIPEQFLAHAKRAEVLADIGLTPVEIAGRIGAALAVKDELSKEKQE
- the ispG gene encoding flavodoxin-dependent (E)-4-hydroxy-3-methylbut-2-enyl-diphosphate synthase — encoded protein: MTAVSLGLPEVPVRPIAERRVSRRIQVGPVAVGGGAPVSVQSMTTTRTSDVGATLQQIAELTASGCQIVRVACPTQDDADALATIARKSQIPVIADIHFQPKYVFAAIDAGCAAVRVNPGNIKQFDDKVKEIARAASQAGTPIRIGVNAGSLDRRLLQKYGRATPEALVESALWEASLFEEHGFRDIKISVKHNDPVVMVNAYRQLAAACDYPLHLGVTEAGPAFQGTIKSAVAFGALLSEGIGDTIRVSLSAPPAEECKVGIQILESLGLRQRRLEIVSCPSCGRAQVDVYKLADEVTAGLEGMEVPLRVAVMGCVVNGPGEAREADLGVASGNGKGQIFVKGEVVKTVPESKIVETLIEEAMKIAEQMENDGVGSGEPAVTVS
- the hpnH gene encoding adenosyl-hopene transferase HpnH, producing MAMPLRQSMKVAAYLFEQKLRKRDKFALIVELEPLFACNLKCEGCGKIQHPAGVLKQRMPVAQAVGAVLESGAPMVSIAGGEPLMHPQIDEIVRQLVAKKKFVFLCTNALLLRKKMDKFKPSPYFAWAVHIDGLRERHDESVAKEGVFDEAVEAIKEAKRRGFRVTTNSTFFNTDTPQTIIEVLNFLNDDLKVDEMMLSPAYAYEKAPDQEHFLGVQQTRELFKKAFAGGNRRRWRLNQSPLFLDFLEGKVDFPCTAWAIPSYSLFGWQKPCYLMSDGYVQTYRQLLEDTDWDSYGRGKDDRCANCMAHCGYEPTAVLATMGSLKESLRAARETFTESRG
- a CDS encoding phosphorylase family protein; amino-acid sequence: MSTKPEPAPLLIACALGIEHLALRSGDRSGFDGPLTVLRTGMGPRAAELSLDRALAGPALREAAVLATGFCAGLAPGMHPGDLVVAEETRDTRGSTPCVGTELLVKELVRAVPGRTVHTGPLTGSDHVVRGHERSDLFATGAIAVDMESAATLHSAVRAGPRPVAAVRVVVDAPEHELVRIGTVRGGISAFRVLRAILPAFFEWHRSLLLPRR
- the shc gene encoding squalene--hopene cyclase, which codes for MTATTDGSTGALPPRAAAASEIPTETTPVAAGTVETRDVAKYAIQRATDHLLSRQDAEGWWKGDLDTNVTMDAEDLLLRQFLGILDETTARAAGLFIRGEQREDGAWATFYDGPGDLSATVEAYVALRLAGDAPDAPHMTKAAAWVRERGGIASARVFTRIWLALFGWWKWDDLPELPPELIYFPKWMPLNIYDFGCWARQTIVPLTIVSAKRPVRPAPFPLDELHTDPDNPSPVRPTAPVASWSGVFQRLDKALHQYRRVAPQPLRRAAMNAAARWIIERQENDGCWGGIQPPAVYSVIALHLLGYDLDHPVMRAGLESLNRFTVWREDGARMIEACQSPVWDTCLAAIALADAGLPADHPQLVKAADWMLGEEIVRPGDWAVKRPHLPPGGWAFEFHNDNYPDIDDTAEVVLALRRVRHPDPERVEKAIGRGVRWNLGMQSKDGGWGAFDVDNTSPFPNRLPFCDFGEVIDPPSADVTAHVVEMLAVEGLAHDPRTRRGIAWLLAEQEPNGSWFGRWGVNYIYGTGSVVPALTAAGLPGSHPAIRRAVGWLETVQNEDGGWGEDLRSYDDAAEWSGRGASTASQTGWALLALLAAGERESKAVERGVAWLAETQLPDGSWDEPYFTGTGFPWDFSINYHLYRQVFPLTALGRYVNGEPFAEVEGG
- a CDS encoding polyprenyl synthetase family protein is translated as MRVEQRAVDPRTPGTATRGETVPTVPPAESAADAVDVTALLERGRTLATPVLKAAVDRLASPMDTVAAYHFGWIDAAGNPADGDGGKAVRPALAVLSAQAAGAAPEVGVPGAVAVELVHNFSLLHDDLMDGDEQRRHRDTVWKVHGPAQAILVGDALFALANEILLELGTAEAGRATRRLTTATRALIDGQAQDISYEHRDRVSVEECLEMEGNKTGALLACACSIGAVLGGADDRTADTLERYGYHLGLAFQAVDDLLGIWGDPEATGKQTWSDLRQRKKSLPVVAALAAGGPASERLGRLLAEDAKASDFENFSEQEFAARAALIEEAGGREWTAQEARRQHAVAIEALNAVEMSDQVRAQLVALADFVVVRKR